Proteins encoded by one window of Nitrososphaerales archaeon:
- a CDS encoding DUF4443 domain-containing protein, producing the protein MHTHVRSLERIASRSYPSRILSFKTAHVLKCLQLMQQKDYVSRALLVRELDLGEGSVKTLIKHLKSNGIIETSKAGSCLNSKGKKLADNLLSILQGETSIPMNSITVGSYNHAILLRNYAFAVTSGIEQRDEVIRFGGDGATTLLFKDNKFLMPRTNTDCLNKEPKIRELLLSKLQPKDDDLIIIGSASSKITAELAAKSAALFTIASHERHHY; encoded by the coding sequence ATGCATACGCACGTTAGATCTCTTGAGAGGATAGCATCTCGTTCTTATCCTAGCCGAATACTTTCCTTCAAGACAGCCCATGTGCTAAAATGCCTTCAATTGATGCAGCAGAAGGATTATGTTAGTCGTGCATTACTGGTAAGGGAGCTTGATCTGGGTGAAGGCTCGGTCAAGACTCTGATAAAACATCTTAAGAGCAACGGTATAATTGAAACATCAAAGGCTGGTTCTTGCTTGAATAGTAAGGGTAAGAAATTAGCAGACAACTTGCTTTCTATACTACAGGGCGAAACCTCTATACCCATGAATTCAATTACCGTAGGAAGTTACAACCACGCTATTCTCTTACGAAACTACGCGTTTGCCGTTACGAGCGGTATAGAGCAAAGGGATGAGGTGATAAGATTTGGAGGAGATGGGGCTACAACATTGCTCTTTAAAGATAACAAGTTTCTTATGCCGCGAACCAACACTGATTGTTTAAACAAAGAGCCAAAGATCCGTGAATTGCTGCTATCAAAACTGCAGCCAAAGGACGATGATCTCATAATAATTGGAAGTGCTTCAAGTAAGATAACAGCTGAACTTGCAGCTAAGAGTGCTGCGTTATTCACAATTGCTAGCCATGAGAGGCATCATTATTGA